The following is a genomic window from bacterium.
ACCAAGTTCAACTTCTTTCTCTGCTAACTTAAACGCTTTAAAGACAAGACTGGAGACATTTCTATGTTCAGGGTCTAAATCGAGTTGATGAGTAAGCACTATTTCTGGTTCTTCTTCTTTGATAATGTCTGTTAGAAGTTGTACACAATCCTTCTTTTCTGGCGCTGCAAGAATACATTCTCTGCTCTCTGGTATAGCCATTCTAATATATTCTTCAGAACCAAAGTAGTAATAATTTCCTTCCCTATCACAAAAAAATCTCTGCTTAAAGTTGAGAAATATTGGTTCAAGCCCAAAAAGAGCCGCCGCTTTTTTTGCCTCCTCGTGCCTTTCGTCCCTACTTTCTCTTGGTAGAAGGAACCGTTTATATTCTCCGTTTTCATCAAGATTGATACCAGCAGAATCGTCTGTTGCAAGGATATAAACGCCTTTATATCCTTTGTCAAGATATTTTGCCAAAGTACCGCCAGCTTGAAACTCAACATCGTCAGCATGTGCACCTATTACCATTATAGTTTTTTTCATTTTACTCCTCTTTTATGTTTATGCGACTGAAAATTGTTGTTATAAAGACCTTTGAGTTGGTATGTTTTACCCATTTTTTAGCAGTACCCCCTGCCGCTTCTATCTCCATAAACCCGTTTGTATCATTATAAACGCTATATCTTACTTCTGTTTTTTGCGGTTTTTCTGTGGGAGGTCTATCTGATATATCAAAATAGTTAAAACCCTCATCAATAGGTTTAGCAAACCTTCTTACCTGAAGATTTTCTTTAGGGTTAATATACTCAATCCACTCAACTTTAGGGGATATACCTACCTGAAATCTCTGGTTACCCTCTGTACGAATTTGATAAATTCCGTTTGACAAACTTCTCAATTTATTACTCGGCTCATAAAGGTCCCACACATCTTCCCTATTTTGTGAAGGCATTACAACTTCACACCCTTGGGTGCAATCAAATTGGCATAAACTCCAAGGACCCAATAAACATTGGTTCTGTTTTAATTCTTTCGCACCAATATACTCTATTGATTCCAGAGTTGTTACAATTAATGAACCCTTTTTTTGAGATACCTTTACATCTCTGGTAAAAATCGTTGGAATACCTATCCCTAAATTATTGATAAGGTCTACTTCAGCAGATATTATTGCCTGATTTTTAGTGTGTGCATCTACTTTATAATGTGCTTCTGTTAACCCCGGTGGAACTCTCCATTGTCCCGTTGGATACTCGTACCCAAGACAAGAACCTTCAGGAGCTGGCCATAAGACATCACCCCCTGGATTAACATAATTATCTATTGAACTACGCATTTTGAAGACTTCTGGGTTAACCCTGCTTACAACTTTGCCATCTATAACCGTAAACAACCTTCCTTCGAGAGATAAACCTATAATAATGCCTGTTTTTTCATTACCAATAAGATGAAACGTATGTTTACTGTTATCAAACATTTTTAAGAATTGTTTACTTGTCATTTTCACCTCACTTACTTGTTATAAGTTTTATAATATTTCTTTATACAACTTACTACTTAAACGATTTACCAAAATTCTTGGCTTAAAAATATACCTGTTTCTGCTTTAATGGTTGATATTTCTATATTTATGTTATTAAAACTGTGAGCAATTTCTGATGACAATAGTTGTCGTAATTTTGTATATTGTGCATAATGAAGGTTTGGAAAATCACTTATTACAAGGTGCTTAATTAAAACATTATAACAGGCTCTTGTCAAAAAAAAACTGGTTTTTTTCTTTATCATATCAGCACTTTTCAGCAAGGGCATAATAGAGAAATTAAACTTGACAATTGAAGAAAAAACTGGTAAAGTTCAACTAAAATTTAATGGAAAACAATTGTGAATACTATTTCAACTGTAAACAAAAGGAGGGTTAAATGGAGAGTATGATTGCGGTAGCGCAGATGTATACAGTTAGAGACCAGTGCCAGACGGTTGCAGATACAGCTAAAACCTGTAAAAAATTGAAAGAAATTGGGTTTAATTATGTACAAGCGTCGGGTATAAAAGAACCTAAAGATGTTAAAACATTGAAACAAATTTTTGATGATAATGGACTTATTGCTTGCACAACCCACAGACCTAATTATGCAGAAGTAATCGAAGATACAGATAGAGTTATTGATGAGCATAAATATTTGGGTAGTGTCTCTGTTATTTGTGGGTTACCAATACAATATTTCAACAGGGATGGTTTTTACAAAGCATCTGAAGAACTCGGCAATGTGATAGATAAAGTAAACTCAGCTGGGATGATATTGGGAATACATAACCACTCAGGTGAATTTGAAAGGTTTGACGGTCAAACTGGGTTACAAATATTACTTGATAACTGTAAAGGGCTTGAATCTGAACTAGATGTTTATTGGGCTCAAAACGGTGGTGCTGACCCTGCATGGTGGATAGAATATTTTGCTGGAAGGTGTAGCCAAATACATTTCAAAGATATGGGTATACAGGAACATAAACAAGTAATGCCACCTATCGGAGAAGGTAACCTTAACTGGGAACGGATACTTTCTGCGTGTAAAAAAGCAGGTTCCAAATATGCTATTATCGAAATGGATAGACCAACCATCGACGGGTTTGAAGCATTTAAGATAAGTCTTGAAAATATGCAGAAGTGGGGGATAAAACCTTAAAACCCTTTTGTAACTATATATTGCTAAGACTTATTCCAATATTTCGCATAAGGATTTGGCAAGGCGGTCGTATCTCTTTTAAAAAACAATTTAATTGTAATAAAAAAATCTTCTACAATTTTTTTATACATTCTTGTTGACAATAGATTAAATATCTGGTATTATTTAGTTTCATAGTAGGTCAAGTGCCGGGGTAGCTCACTGGTAGAGCGCAGCCCTGAAAAGGCTGGCGTCGACAGTTCGATTCTGTCCCCCGGCACCTTAAGCAGAAAAGATTGCACACTTAACAACGCAATTTTTAAAGCATACTCCTTTCTCTGAAAAGCCCTC
Proteins encoded in this region:
- a CDS encoding PIG-L family deacetylase, coding for MKKTIMVIGAHADDVEFQAGGTLAKYLDKGYKGVYILATDDSAGINLDENGEYKRFLLPRESRDERHEEAKKAAALFGLEPIFLNFKQRFFCDREGNYYYFGSEEYIRMAIPESRECILAAPEKKDCVQLLTDIIKEEEPEIVLTHQLDLDPEHRNVSSLVFKAFKLAEKEVELGSLYNWGPTSAGVIKYIKPDMLVDISQYFQTKLKAFYVHTSQVGERLKRIVNQRAERWGRELGVSHGEAFLKVSPAEPDIYNQDQILAFWD
- a CDS encoding sugar phosphate isomerase/epimerase, translated to MESMIAVAQMYTVRDQCQTVADTAKTCKKLKEIGFNYVQASGIKEPKDVKTLKQIFDDNGLIACTTHRPNYAEVIEDTDRVIDEHKYLGSVSVICGLPIQYFNRDGFYKASEELGNVIDKVNSAGMILGIHNHSGEFERFDGQTGLQILLDNCKGLESELDVYWAQNGGADPAWWIEYFAGRCSQIHFKDMGIQEHKQVMPPIGEGNLNWERILSACKKAGSKYAIIEMDRPTIDGFEAFKISLENMQKWGIKP